ATTCTCAGTGGTAACCGTAGGAGGTACGGGCTCATTCACTCCTGGCTTTGGAGAGCTCTCAGGAACAGCAAGACTGTGGCCGCATAAGGTGAAAGGCGAAGGACATTTCATGGCTGTACTGCAACATGAGGGAACTAAGCTCTCAATGGAGGAACGTGATCATTTAGAGGCTAAGTTAAATGAATCTGCAAGAACTACTACTCAAAAAGGTGCAGCACACGTTAAATCATCCAATAAATCAGAAGGAAGACGGGGAAAAGAAGGGAAATCCTCTCACAAACCACCTGGTGGTGCTGACCGTGGTCGGCAAGTCTCAGGAGACGAGCAAGCTTTGGCTGCGTATGGTAATTTTGTACGTGATCAGCTTGGTTGGGAACCTCAAGGATATCCGGTTCTGTTCGGTGATCATCTTTACATTTCTCCACTTTCTAAGGAAAGACTAAATGGATTAAAGACGATTCGTCCGGGATGGTATGTAGGACAAATCCGTAACGGAAGATTTATCCCAGGGCACCCGATGGCTACAGCTTTGCATCCGGAAGAAAGCTGCCGAAGTGTCTCACTCTCCAGTACGAATCATGAAGCTATTTCCTATCTTAAAGGAGAGACGTTGTCGATTGCTCAAGAACGTCTCTCTATTAGAATAGGAAGTGCCCAAAAAGGATACGTTCTGGTCTGCATTGATGGTTATAGCGCAGGCTGGGGGAAGTGGCAGGATGGAATACTCAAGAATGAATATCCCGCAGGCTGGAGGTGGATGTAACAATGAGCCAATCAGGTAAGCCCGCCAAGAAACAACGGCTAGATAAAGTACTGTCCCATATTGGAGTTGGGTCACGCAGTGACATCCGAAAACAAGCCAAGCAAGGCTTAATCTCGGTGAACGGGACAGTGGTAAAAGATAGTGGGTTCCATGTGGATCCTTATGTCGATAAAATAGAGGTGGGGGGAGAGCTTGTTACCTACCGTGAATTCATATATCTTATGATGAACAAACCCCCAGGCGTCCTGTCAGCAACGGAGGACAAGCGAGATCGGACAGTCTTGGATCTTTTAAAGCACGAATATGCACAGTTTGAGCCATTTCCTGTAGGTAGACTAGATAAGGATACTGTGGGACTGCTGCTGATCACTAACGATGGGAAGCTTGCCCATGAGTTACTGTCGCCACGTAAGCATGTCCCGAAAACGTACGAGGCAACCATAGAGGGCGATGTGGATGCGGATGATGTCACGGCCTTTGCAGCAGGTGTGGAGCTGGAAGATGGCTACGTTACTTTACCTGCACACTTAACCATTCTTGGAAGAGAACGTGGCAGTAAAGTGATTTCTCATATTTCTCTTATCATTACTGAGGGGAAGTTTCATCAGGTGAAGCGAATGTTTC
The window above is part of the Paenibacillus sp. FSL K6-0276 genome. Proteins encoded here:
- a CDS encoding RsmB/NOP family class I SAM-dependent RNA methyltransferase, with product MAAQLPSSFSERMMDMLGTDYNQFADSYKETPYGGVRVNTLKISVESLRALSTLGLEPIPWCPTGFYTENGARPGKHPHYHAGLYYIQEPSAMAPVELLQVVPGDRVLDLCAAPGGKSTQISAKLLGEGLLVSNDLHPERTKALAKNLELYGVRNGIVLNESPDRIAAAFPLFFDKILIDAPCSGEGMFRKDEDMVKQWNSDTPAKYAAMQKDILRSAAAALAPGGRLVYSTCTFATEENEEIIAEFLANHSQFSVVTVGGTGSFTPGFGELSGTARLWPHKVKGEGHFMAVLQHEGTKLSMEERDHLEAKLNESARTTTQKGAAHVKSSNKSEGRRGKEGKSSHKPPGGADRGRQVSGDEQALAAYGNFVRDQLGWEPQGYPVLFGDHLYISPLSKERLNGLKTIRPGWYVGQIRNGRFIPGHPMATALHPEESCRSVSLSSTNHEAISYLKGETLSIAQERLSIRIGSAQKGYVLVCIDGYSAGWGKWQDGILKNEYPAGWRWM
- a CDS encoding pseudouridine synthase translates to MSQSGKPAKKQRLDKVLSHIGVGSRSDIRKQAKQGLISVNGTVVKDSGFHVDPYVDKIEVGGELVTYREFIYLMMNKPPGVLSATEDKRDRTVLDLLKHEYAQFEPFPVGRLDKDTVGLLLITNDGKLAHELLSPRKHVPKTYEATIEGDVDADDVTAFAAGVELEDGYVTLPAHLTILGRERGSKVISHISLIITEGKFHQVKRMFQAVGKKVTFLKRVSMGELKLDESLPLGACRELTSEELALLGAEASEG